The Opitutaceae bacterium genome includes a window with the following:
- a CDS encoding DUF971 domain-containing protein, translated as MSPSKGLSNASQPVSLTVCVKTPSDIQLIGTELAIRWNDGSESFFAHEFLRANSPSAETRGERDILGQQHGGHAPRAFPGVTVVRWEKVGNYALRFDFSDGHRTGIYSYEFLLDLEQQNLNP; from the coding sequence TTGAGCCCGTCGAAGGGCTTGTCGAACGCCTCCCAACCGGTTTCACTGACCGTCTGCGTGAAGACGCCAAGCGACATTCAACTCATAGGCACCGAGCTCGCCATTCGCTGGAATGACGGTTCGGAGTCCTTTTTTGCCCACGAGTTTCTCCGCGCCAACTCCCCGAGCGCTGAAACCCGCGGGGAACGCGACATTCTTGGCCAACAACACGGCGGCCACGCACCGCGGGCTTTCCCAGGCGTCACCGTGGTCCGTTGGGAAAAGGTCGGCAATTATGCACTTCGCTTCGATTTCAGCGACGGCCACCGCACCGGCATCTACTCCTACGAATTTCTACTCGACCTCGAACAACAGAACCTGAATCCATGA
- the efp gene encoding elongation factor P, producing MPSANDIRKGQVIKYNNEPHLVMETQHRTPGNLRAFVQIKMRNLRYGKALDQRFASTDSIEVLPTEKKTLEFSYVDRGTYAFIDPESFEQIELLENQLGDVKNYLTVGGKVDILFVEEKPLSVDLPTAVNLKVTESAEGIKGDTASNVQKPATLETGLVVQVPLFIKEGDVIRVSTVDGTYLGRA from the coding sequence ATGCCCTCCGCAAACGACATTCGCAAAGGCCAAGTCATTAAGTACAATAACGAGCCCCACCTCGTCATGGAGACCCAGCACCGCACGCCGGGCAATCTCCGCGCATTCGTGCAGATCAAGATGCGCAACCTGCGCTACGGAAAGGCCCTCGACCAACGTTTCGCGTCCACCGACTCCATCGAGGTCCTCCCCACCGAGAAGAAGACCCTCGAGTTCAGCTACGTCGACCGCGGCACCTACGCCTTCATCGATCCCGAGTCCTTCGAGCAGATCGAACTGCTCGAGAACCAACTCGGCGATGTGAAGAACTACCTGACAGTCGGCGGCAAGGTCGATATCCTCTTCGTCGAGGAGAAGCCCCTTTCCGTCGACCTGCCGACCGCCGTGAACCTCAAGGTCACCGAGAGCGCCGAAGGCATCAAGGGAGACACCGCTTCGAACGTACAGAAGCCGGCCACGCTTGAGACCGGCCTCGTTGTCCAGGTACCGCTCTTCATCAAGGAAGGCGACGTGATCCGCGTGAGCACGGTCGACGGCACGTACCTCGGCCGCGCTTAA
- the cysC gene encoding adenylyl-sulfate kinase, whose protein sequence is MPAENLHPIFERVLSRADKEARLRQRARVIWLYGLSGSGKSTLAIALERELHAKGVTTHLLDGDNVRTGLNKGLGFSDAERAENIRRVAEVAKLFTQAGVVTLCSFITPTRQLRRVAGEILGEDFLPVYVKASFETCAKRDPKGLYAKAAAGGVSQFTGRDSGFEEPELGEALVLDTEAESVEGSLERLRAHVLPQITLT, encoded by the coding sequence ATGCCCGCTGAAAACCTCCATCCCATCTTCGAACGCGTCTTGAGCCGTGCGGATAAGGAGGCGAGATTGCGCCAACGTGCGCGGGTCATCTGGCTTTATGGGTTGTCGGGTTCCGGTAAGAGCACACTGGCGATCGCCCTCGAGCGCGAACTGCATGCGAAGGGGGTGACGACGCACCTCCTCGATGGTGACAATGTACGAACTGGTTTGAACAAGGGGCTGGGTTTTTCGGACGCGGAGCGTGCGGAGAATATTCGCCGGGTCGCTGAGGTGGCGAAGCTTTTTACTCAGGCGGGAGTGGTGACGCTTTGTTCTTTCATCACACCGACCCGGCAGCTCAGGCGGGTGGCCGGTGAGATCCTGGGCGAGGATTTCCTTCCCGTCTATGTGAAGGCGAGTTTTGAGACCTGCGCCAAGCGCGACCCCAAGGGTTTGTATGCAAAGGCGGCGGCTGGGGGCGTGTCACAATTCACGGGGCGTGATTCCGGTTTTGAGGAGCCGGAACTGGGTGAAGCCTTGGTATTGGACACCGAAGCCGAGTCGGTGGAGGGGTCTCTTGAGCGCCTGCGGGCGCACGTACTGCCCCAGATCACTTTGACATGA
- a CDS encoding bifunctional UDP-3-O-[3-hydroxymyristoyl] N-acetylglucosamine deacetylase/3-hydroxyacyl-ACP dehydratase gives MKQRTIAREVTIQGNALHTGEPVTLTLKPAPVDHGLVFRRVDLNGSPELKPRVDQVTDLVRATTIQVGHAKIHTVEHVLSALSGCGIDNVVIEMNASEPPILDGSAKPFVDLIMQGDPVEQEKDREYFTLEEAVSVQRGNSSIIAIPYDGLKISCTSADDRGIHTQHLSLTIDPDVYMTQVAASRTFTIYEDIEELLKLGKIKGGSLDCAVVIKGDKILSKEGLRFKDEFVRHKILDIIGDIVLLGMPLRAHIIATRPGHAINAELTKALAAKLEEKKKGAKKKQARPAMVMASETTLDIRRILDALPHRYPFVMIDRVVEFVGEDSLVAIKNVAYNEPWFQGHFPNNPVMPGVLQLESMAQAAGVLMLKRGTAEGKATLFMSADKVKFRKPVRPGDQLIVNAKLTKTRGNKLASAEVTCTVDGQVVSSAELMFAIIDESEVD, from the coding sequence ATGAAACAACGCACCATCGCCCGGGAGGTGACCATACAAGGCAACGCGCTACACACGGGAGAGCCCGTGACGCTGACCCTGAAGCCTGCCCCGGTGGACCATGGGCTTGTCTTCCGTCGCGTGGACCTGAACGGGAGCCCGGAGCTGAAGCCCCGTGTCGATCAAGTGACGGACTTGGTGCGGGCGACGACGATCCAGGTTGGACACGCAAAGATCCACACCGTGGAGCATGTGTTGAGTGCGCTGAGCGGTTGCGGGATCGATAACGTGGTCATTGAGATGAATGCCTCCGAGCCCCCCATCCTGGATGGTTCGGCAAAGCCCTTTGTTGACCTGATCATGCAGGGCGACCCTGTGGAGCAGGAGAAGGATCGCGAGTATTTCACGTTGGAGGAAGCGGTGTCGGTGCAACGTGGCAATTCGTCGATCATTGCGATTCCGTACGATGGCCTGAAGATCTCCTGCACGTCGGCGGACGATCGGGGCATCCATACCCAGCACCTGTCTCTGACGATTGATCCGGACGTGTATATGACGCAGGTTGCTGCGTCTCGCACGTTCACGATCTACGAGGACATCGAGGAGTTGCTGAAGCTCGGCAAGATCAAGGGTGGCTCGCTTGACTGCGCAGTTGTCATCAAGGGCGACAAGATTCTCTCGAAGGAAGGCCTGCGCTTCAAAGACGAATTTGTCCGGCACAAGATCCTCGATATCATTGGTGACATTGTTCTGTTGGGAATGCCGCTTCGTGCGCATATCATTGCGACCCGCCCTGGCCATGCAATCAATGCGGAACTGACCAAGGCGCTGGCTGCGAAGCTGGAGGAGAAGAAGAAGGGCGCGAAGAAGAAGCAGGCTCGTCCGGCGATGGTGATGGCGTCAGAGACCACGCTTGATATCCGCCGGATCCTGGATGCGTTGCCGCATCGCTATCCCTTCGTGATGATTGACCGCGTCGTGGAGTTCGTCGGGGAGGATTCGTTGGTGGCGATCAAGAATGTCGCGTATAATGAGCCCTGGTTCCAGGGGCACTTTCCAAACAACCCCGTGATGCCTGGTGTGCTGCAGCTTGAGTCGATGGCACAGGCTGCGGGCGTCCTGATGTTGAAGCGAGGCACTGCGGAAGGGAAGGCGACCCTCTTCATGAGCGCCGACAAGGTTAAGTTCCGCAAGCCGGTGCGACCGGGGGACCAATTGATTGTGAATGCAAAACTGACCAAGACTCGCGGCAACAAACTGGCGTCGGCGGAGGTGACTTGCACGGTGGACGGGCAGGTCGTTTCAAGTGCCGAGCTGATGTTTGCGATTATTGACGAGAGCGAGGTCGATTAA
- the hisI gene encoding phosphoribosyl-AMP cyclohydrolase, whose translation MTFPARTNNQDIELGRTLQPKFGPDGLIPCITQDVASGQVLMFAFMNAESLAHTLKTKKATYWSRSRNKLWVKGEESGNVQWVRELYTDCDQDVVLIKVEQTGSANASCHNGYKSCFYRKLTSLDDAGYALEYTSERLFDPATVYKKK comes from the coding sequence ATGACGTTTCCCGCGCGCACCAATAACCAGGACATTGAGCTGGGCCGCACGCTCCAACCCAAGTTCGGGCCCGATGGCCTGATTCCCTGCATCACGCAGGACGTCGCCTCCGGCCAGGTGCTCATGTTCGCGTTCATGAACGCCGAATCACTCGCGCACACTCTGAAGACCAAAAAGGCCACTTACTGGAGCCGCTCCCGCAACAAACTCTGGGTGAAGGGAGAGGAGTCCGGGAACGTGCAATGGGTCAGGGAACTCTACACAGACTGCGACCAGGACGTGGTCCTGATCAAGGTGGAGCAGACTGGCTCCGCCAATGCGTCATGCCACAACGGATACAAGTCCTGCTTCTACAGGAAGCTGACAAGTCTCGACGATGCCGGCTACGCGCTCGAGTACACTTCGGAGAGGCTCTTCGACCCGGCAACGGTCTACAAGAAGAAATAG
- the metF gene encoding methylenetetrahydrofolate reductase [NAD(P)H], with protein MNADRPISALFSQPRPLRSLEFFPPKDDEGVAALRATATALKRISPDFVSVTYGAGGSTRERTAQVSKLLREDLGFTVMPHLTCVGHSRAELHELADRIYDNGFRNIMTLRGDPPKGESTFQVAPDGLRYANELVSLLMARHPEFCLGVGGYPERHPEAPSLEIDLDNLKRKVDAGAGFITTQLFFDNAVYYRFVDLCRSRGITIPIVPGIMPVLSLKQIQRFTSLCGASLPERLVKRLEAAGDHTEAVEAVGIDWALTQIRDLVAQGAPGYHLYILNRAKSGIALAAGLAA; from the coding sequence ATGAACGCCGACCGCCCTATCTCCGCCCTGTTTTCCCAGCCACGTCCGCTCCGCTCGCTGGAATTCTTCCCACCCAAGGATGACGAGGGGGTTGCCGCGCTTCGCGCCACCGCGACAGCGCTCAAGCGGATCTCGCCAGACTTTGTCTCCGTCACCTACGGGGCGGGCGGCAGCACGCGTGAGCGCACCGCCCAAGTCTCCAAACTCCTCCGCGAGGATCTGGGTTTCACCGTGATGCCGCACCTGACGTGCGTGGGCCATTCCCGAGCCGAACTTCACGAGCTCGCGGATCGCATCTACGACAACGGCTTCCGCAACATCATGACGCTCCGAGGCGACCCACCGAAGGGCGAATCCACGTTTCAGGTCGCCCCCGACGGCCTCCGATACGCCAATGAACTGGTCTCCCTCCTAATGGCCCGACACCCGGAATTCTGCCTGGGAGTTGGTGGCTACCCGGAACGCCATCCGGAGGCCCCTTCGCTCGAAATCGACCTCGACAACCTCAAGCGGAAAGTCGACGCAGGCGCGGGGTTCATCACCACCCAACTCTTCTTCGACAATGCCGTGTACTACCGGTTCGTCGACCTCTGCCGGTCGCGCGGAATCACCATTCCAATCGTCCCCGGCATCATGCCAGTCCTTTCCCTGAAGCAGATTCAACGTTTCACGAGCCTTTGCGGCGCCTCGCTCCCCGAGCGCCTAGTCAAGCGCCTCGAAGCAGCTGGCGACCACACGGAGGCAGTTGAGGCAGTCGGTATTGACTGGGCCCTGACGCAGATCCGCGACCTCGTCGCCCAAGGCGCGCCCGGCTACCACCTCTACATCCTGAATCGCGCCAAGTCGGGTATCGCTCTCGCCGCCGGCCTCGCCGCCTAA
- the cysD gene encoding sulfate adenylyltransferase subunit CysD, which yields MSSYNLTHLAQLEHEAIFIMREVAAQFERPALLFSGGKDSIVMVRLAQKAFAPAKIPFPLVHIDTGHNFPEAIEFRDWLAKDLGARLVVRYVEDSIKAGRAQEEKGPNPSRNALQTVTLLDAIAELRFDACLGGARRDEEKARAKERFFSHRDEFGQWDPKNQRPELWNLFNGRKNVGEHFRVFPLSNWTEMDVWQYIARENLAIPTIYFTHQREVVNRGGVLLANTPFVSLLPGEKWEKRQIRFRTVGDATCTGAVESTAASLTEIIQEVASARVTERGARADDKRSETAMEDRKKAGYF from the coding sequence ATGAGCTCGTATAACCTGACTCACCTCGCCCAGTTGGAGCATGAGGCGATTTTCATCATGCGCGAAGTCGCTGCCCAATTTGAGCGGCCGGCGCTCCTGTTTTCGGGCGGCAAGGACTCGATTGTGATGGTCCGCCTGGCGCAGAAGGCGTTTGCGCCTGCGAAGATCCCGTTCCCGCTGGTGCACATTGACACGGGCCACAATTTTCCTGAGGCGATCGAGTTCCGCGACTGGCTGGCGAAGGATCTCGGCGCGAGGCTGGTCGTCCGCTACGTCGAGGATTCGATCAAGGCGGGCCGTGCCCAGGAAGAGAAGGGCCCCAACCCGTCCCGGAATGCGTTGCAGACGGTTACGCTTCTCGACGCCATCGCTGAACTGCGTTTTGACGCCTGCCTTGGCGGCGCGCGGCGTGACGAAGAGAAGGCCCGGGCCAAGGAGCGTTTCTTTTCCCACCGCGACGAATTCGGTCAATGGGATCCGAAGAACCAGCGCCCCGAGCTCTGGAATTTGTTCAATGGCCGCAAGAATGTCGGGGAGCATTTCCGAGTGTTCCCGCTCTCGAACTGGACCGAGATGGATGTGTGGCAGTACATCGCGCGTGAGAACCTCGCGATCCCGACGATCTACTTCACGCACCAGCGCGAAGTGGTGAATCGCGGCGGGGTGCTGCTCGCCAACACGCCCTTCGTGTCGCTGCTACCGGGTGAAAAGTGGGAGAAGCGCCAGATCCGTTTTCGCACGGTCGGCGATGCGACCTGCACCGGTGCTGTCGAGTCGACGGCCGCAAGCCTGACGGAGATCATCCAGGAAGTGGCGTCGGCACGCGTGACCGAGCGCGGTGCGCGCGCGGACGACAAGCGTTCCGAAACGGCCATGGAGGATCGCAAGAAGGCCGGCTATTTTTAA
- a CDS encoding 1,4-dihydroxy-2-naphthoate polyprenyltransferase: MSETSKPPFFVIWIRAARPRTLPAAVAPVIVGAAFAAREEVFYPLATTLCLAFALLIQVATNFANDYFDHQKGADTAERVGPKRAVASGWVKPETMKWAIILTFLAAFAVGLNLLHYGGWPLLVIGVASIASGVAYTGGPYPLGYNGWGDVFVFVFFGLVAVGATYFVQANRLGVEVLLAGAAIGGLATNILVVNNYRDVETDAKAGKRTLVVRFGRPFARRQFAGALVFALLLPVFFVLRGYSPWVLLPLLVAPWAFNQVIRLARAQTPQQLIELLGETGMLLAIYALLLGAGVMWKD; encoded by the coding sequence GTGAGCGAAACGAGCAAGCCCCCCTTCTTTGTCATCTGGATTCGCGCAGCACGGCCGCGCACGCTGCCTGCAGCGGTGGCGCCGGTCATTGTTGGGGCTGCGTTTGCGGCGAGGGAAGAGGTCTTTTATCCCCTCGCCACGACCCTGTGTCTTGCGTTCGCGTTGTTGATCCAGGTGGCGACGAATTTCGCGAATGATTATTTCGATCACCAGAAAGGTGCCGACACGGCGGAGCGTGTGGGCCCGAAGCGGGCAGTTGCTTCGGGTTGGGTGAAACCTGAGACGATGAAGTGGGCCATAATCCTGACCTTCCTGGCTGCGTTTGCCGTCGGCTTGAACCTGCTGCACTACGGTGGATGGCCCTTGCTCGTGATCGGCGTGGCGAGCATAGCTTCCGGTGTGGCGTACACCGGGGGACCTTATCCCCTGGGCTACAACGGCTGGGGCGACGTGTTCGTCTTTGTCTTTTTTGGGTTGGTCGCGGTGGGAGCCACTTATTTTGTGCAGGCGAACCGGCTGGGTGTGGAGGTCTTGTTGGCCGGTGCAGCCATCGGCGGGTTGGCAACAAACATTCTCGTCGTGAACAACTATCGCGACGTCGAAACTGACGCGAAAGCAGGCAAGCGCACGCTTGTGGTGCGGTTTGGGCGACCCTTTGCCCGGCGCCAATTTGCCGGTGCCCTCGTTTTTGCGCTGCTATTGCCGGTCTTTTTTGTCCTGCGTGGCTACTCTCCTTGGGTGCTCCTACCCCTGCTGGTTGCGCCGTGGGCTTTCAACCAGGTGATTCGCCTCGCGCGCGCGCAGACCCCGCAGCAGTTGATCGAACTCCTCGGTGAGACGGGGATGCTCCTTGCCATCTATGCGCTTCTGCTTGGTGCCGGGGTGATGTGGAAGGATTAG
- the lpxA gene encoding acyl-ACP--UDP-N-acetylglucosamine O-acyltransferase produces MATQIHPLAFVEPGAELGTDVVVGAFAFIGTGARIGDRTRLHHHACVEGNTHVGADCELFAFTSIGAKTQDLKFKGGNPGTRIGDRNIFREYVSVHAATNDGEFTTVGNDNVILAHGHIAHDCKVGNHVIASNNTGLAGHVEVEDHVTFGALAGVHQFCRIGAYSMVSAYAKVVQDVSPFFIADGQPAVIRAINKVGLERKGFSAEQLERIKQLYRVLFREGLNRTQAFEKLEQMEGSGSEEFQRVLKFAARSERGLAPGG; encoded by the coding sequence ATGGCCACCCAGATTCATCCCTTAGCCTTCGTCGAGCCTGGAGCAGAACTCGGCACTGATGTAGTCGTTGGCGCCTTCGCTTTTATCGGAACTGGAGCACGGATTGGGGATCGTACCCGCCTTCACCACCATGCGTGCGTCGAGGGGAATACGCACGTGGGCGCCGATTGTGAGCTTTTTGCCTTCACGAGCATTGGTGCGAAGACCCAGGACCTGAAGTTCAAGGGTGGAAATCCTGGAACGCGGATTGGGGACCGGAATATTTTCCGCGAGTATGTGAGCGTGCATGCAGCGACGAACGACGGGGAGTTCACCACCGTCGGCAACGACAATGTGATCCTTGCGCACGGGCACATTGCCCACGACTGCAAGGTTGGAAATCACGTCATTGCGAGCAACAACACGGGACTCGCCGGGCACGTGGAGGTCGAAGATCACGTGACATTTGGCGCGCTCGCCGGGGTGCACCAGTTTTGTCGCATCGGCGCGTATTCGATGGTGAGCGCGTATGCGAAGGTTGTTCAGGATGTCTCACCCTTCTTTATCGCCGACGGACAGCCGGCGGTGATCCGGGCGATCAACAAGGTCGGATTGGAGCGGAAGGGATTCAGCGCGGAACAACTGGAGCGCATCAAGCAGCTCTACCGCGTGCTCTTTCGAGAGGGACTCAACCGCACCCAAGCATTTGAAAAACTGGAGCAGATGGAAGGCTCTGGCTCTGAGGAGTTCCAACGCGTGCTGAAGTTTGCCGCAAGGAGCGAGCGCGGCCTGGCGCCGGGGGGGTGA
- a CDS encoding DUF255 domain-containing protein gives MSVPGCRPLLACILAGSAPAFSAEVNWAPPAASIWSKAAETGRPVFLHVGSQSSALAQAMQEQTFAREESADFLNSRFLCVLVNAETDPVATEQARALALQLSQPAVLPFNLWLTPDGRPIEVHGYLPPSSEWGRESFLTVAQRVSDQWIRDRGSVLAASAAAVESFSTPGPAPAPDTTVVGNTLEEAAQATLATLAADGTTFGEPPHPLEPELWRFLLQRNGPAREAALSVLDHLSRSPMKDPQGTFRRRAAEPGWSSPSADTLLSDQVRLAWAFLGAASLTGDARWRQETVQLLKALRHFARDDGFLFQGWMAMDASQPARRIPSARLVDNAMAACVLIEAGKRFEETDLLNEGRALARLLSQALAEPTTLLPTGAPATARDLVWLAAAQHSASLDPAPTLASLADRFDPAQARWLASSRTAASWWPLVVPLPTSAACDDSSTELALLLAPGTPPDLRSLARNSLTRALADSAAPTGLALLALSLP, from the coding sequence ATGTCGGTCCCAGGATGCCGACCCCTCCTCGCTTGTATTCTCGCCGGCTCCGCGCCTGCATTCTCGGCCGAGGTCAACTGGGCTCCGCCCGCGGCCTCCATCTGGTCAAAGGCAGCCGAGACCGGCCGGCCGGTGTTCCTCCACGTGGGCTCCCAATCCTCCGCGTTGGCCCAGGCGATGCAGGAGCAAACATTTGCCCGGGAGGAGTCCGCGGACTTCCTCAACTCCCGCTTCCTGTGCGTCCTGGTCAACGCTGAAACCGATCCGGTGGCCACCGAACAGGCCCGGGCGCTGGCTCTCCAACTTTCCCAACCCGCCGTCCTGCCCTTTAACCTCTGGCTCACGCCAGACGGGCGGCCCATCGAGGTCCACGGGTACCTGCCCCCGTCGAGCGAATGGGGGCGAGAGAGCTTCCTGACCGTGGCCCAACGCGTATCCGATCAATGGATACGCGACAGGGGATCGGTCCTCGCCGCGTCCGCTGCTGCTGTGGAATCCTTCTCCACGCCCGGCCCCGCGCCCGCGCCCGACACAACGGTGGTGGGGAACACGCTGGAAGAGGCGGCTCAGGCCACATTGGCCACCCTCGCCGCGGACGGAACGACTTTCGGCGAGCCTCCCCATCCCCTCGAGCCCGAGCTCTGGAGGTTCCTCCTCCAGAGGAACGGGCCGGCGCGTGAAGCGGCTCTCTCCGTGCTGGATCACCTCTCCAGGAGCCCCATGAAAGATCCCCAGGGCACCTTCCGCCGGCGTGCCGCCGAACCAGGCTGGTCGTCGCCTTCTGCGGACACCCTGCTCTCCGATCAAGTACGTTTGGCCTGGGCATTCCTCGGTGCAGCCTCCCTCACCGGCGACGCGCGGTGGAGGCAGGAGACCGTTCAGCTGCTCAAGGCGCTTCGACATTTCGCACGCGACGACGGCTTCCTTTTCCAAGGCTGGATGGCAATGGACGCGTCCCAGCCTGCGCGAAGGATCCCAAGCGCACGTCTCGTCGACAACGCCATGGCTGCCTGCGTGCTCATCGAAGCGGGAAAACGCTTTGAGGAGACCGATCTCCTGAACGAAGGACGCGCTCTCGCCAGGTTACTTTCACAGGCGCTCGCGGAGCCGACGACGTTGCTCCCGACAGGTGCGCCCGCAACCGCCCGCGACTTGGTCTGGCTGGCGGCAGCCCAGCACAGTGCCAGCCTCGATCCAGCGCCCACGCTCGCATCGCTTGCCGACCGCTTTGATCCCGCCCAAGCCCGTTGGCTCGCCAGTTCGCGCACTGCCGCATCTTGGTGGCCACTCGTCGTTCCCCTGCCAACGTCAGCCGCCTGCGACGACTCCTCCACCGAACTCGCACTTCTCCTCGCACCAGGCACACCTCCAGACCTACGCTCACTGGCCCGCAACTCGCTCACCCGCGCTCTCGCTGACTCCGCTGCACCCACCGGCCTCGCCCTCCTCGCCCTGAGCCTCCCCTGA
- a CDS encoding GTP-binding protein: MSIHSDEQYLSMDLLRFTTAGSVDDGKSTLIGRLLYDSKAIFEDQLDAIERATEQRGEDHLNLSLLTDGLRAEREQGITIDVAYRYFATPRRKFIIADTPGHIQYTRNMVTGASTANLAIILIDARKGVIEQTCRHSFIASLLRIPHIVVCVNKMDLVDFKQEVFDSIVARYTEFASRLEVPDIKFIPISALHGDNVVDKSERMPWYKGAPLLYTLETVYIASDANHVDARFPVQTVIRPNSDEHHDFRGFAGRVAGGVFKVGDEVLALPSGLTSRIKSLHGPSGDVEEVFSPMSAVITLNDEIDISRGDMIVKPNNQPRSSQDLEAMVCWFSEKKLQPNGRYVLRHTTKEAKCIVKQVRYKMNINTLHKVEGDVEIGMNDIGRIQLRSALPLFFDSYKRNRNTGSFILVDEFTNNTVGAGMILWPETDQATTTQFVEMGGL, encoded by the coding sequence GTGAGCATTCATTCCGACGAACAATATCTTTCGATGGACCTGTTGAGGTTCACGACGGCCGGGAGCGTGGATGACGGAAAGTCGACGCTGATCGGGCGTCTCCTGTACGATTCGAAGGCAATCTTCGAGGACCAGCTCGACGCGATCGAACGCGCCACCGAGCAGCGGGGCGAGGATCACCTCAACCTCTCCCTTCTCACCGACGGTCTTCGTGCGGAGCGCGAACAGGGCATCACGATTGACGTGGCCTACCGTTACTTCGCGACGCCCCGGCGCAAGTTCATCATCGCCGACACGCCGGGCCACATCCAGTACACCCGCAACATGGTCACGGGTGCCTCCACGGCGAACCTGGCGATCATCCTGATCGACGCGCGCAAGGGCGTGATCGAGCAGACCTGCCGCCACTCGTTCATCGCGTCGCTCCTGCGCATTCCCCACATCGTGGTGTGTGTGAACAAGATGGACCTCGTCGATTTCAAGCAGGAGGTCTTTGACTCGATCGTGGCGAGGTACACCGAGTTCGCCTCGCGCCTTGAAGTGCCGGACATCAAATTCATCCCGATTTCAGCGCTGCATGGTGACAACGTCGTGGACAAGTCGGAGCGCATGCCCTGGTACAAGGGGGCGCCGCTGCTCTACACCCTTGAGACCGTGTACATTGCCAGCGACGCCAACCACGTTGACGCGCGTTTCCCCGTGCAGACGGTGATCCGGCCGAACAGCGATGAACACCATGATTTTCGTGGCTTTGCCGGTCGAGTGGCTGGAGGCGTCTTCAAGGTGGGCGACGAAGTGCTCGCCTTGCCCTCCGGGCTCACCTCGCGCATCAAGTCGCTTCACGGACCCTCGGGCGACGTCGAGGAGGTATTTTCGCCGATGTCGGCCGTGATCACGCTGAATGACGAGATTGATATCTCGCGCGGCGACATGATCGTGAAGCCGAACAACCAGCCCCGGTCCTCGCAGGACCTGGAGGCGATGGTGTGCTGGTTCTCGGAAAAGAAGTTGCAGCCTAATGGCCGCTACGTGCTCCGTCACACGACAAAGGAAGCGAAGTGCATCGTGAAGCAGGTCCGGTACAAGATGAACATCAACACGCTTCACAAGGTCGAGGGTGACGTGGAGATCGGGATGAATGACATTGGCCGGATCCAGCTGCGTTCTGCGTTGCCGCTCTTCTTCGACAGCTACAAACGTAACCGAAACACCGGCAGCTTCATTCTTGTCGATGAGTTCACCAACAACACCGTGGGCGCAGGCATGATCCTGTGGCCGGAGACCGACCAGGCGACGACGACACAGTTCGTCGAAATGGGCGGCTTGTGA
- a CDS encoding acylphosphatase gives MSSSHHEIIHFSGRVQGVGFRYSTQQVAKEYEVAGYVENLPDGRVVVEVEGQAAEVKAFVQALEERMYGYIRKMERKAGTRERSFSGFVIRS, from the coding sequence ATGAGTTCGAGTCACCACGAAATCATCCATTTCTCCGGACGGGTGCAAGGGGTCGGATTTCGGTATTCTACGCAGCAAGTTGCTAAGGAGTATGAGGTTGCGGGATACGTCGAGAATTTGCCCGACGGGCGAGTGGTGGTGGAGGTCGAGGGGCAGGCGGCTGAGGTAAAGGCGTTTGTGCAAGCCCTGGAGGAGCGTATGTATGGCTATATTCGGAAAATGGAACGGAAGGCGGGGACGAGGGAGCGGTCGTTTTCGGGATTTGTGATCAGGAGTTAA